One window of the Leptospira ryugenii genome contains the following:
- a CDS encoding GGDEF domain-containing protein: MRKYSPRRFLFIIKKLFLRTYHPTFISTNFSDIRSAVVIYGVLSAFTSMVSLFFVDSLVRTKEASFWISFFRISSLLICFSAYFLAKKRFRFFERHIFSFTGFFITSLILIYIPMMVYDKPNHSYYLFGSAIVIASSAIILWLEPIRIFFLSILYLCIFIPLHLNFSQILGFDRYVFYQDVLIVCFLLGVGFTANLLINYWRFEEYRSKIRLRITVGKLLKINQKIHDLSRIDSMTELYNRRHLLEQFDLYKKRAKRESFSIGLVILDLDRLKVINDQYGHKQGDLAIQAFGKTLKTRVRSTDIAARIGGDEFCILVSPADKAGLETLTESIREKIEVLRIPIFNQAGDSIQITVSIGATLFSSEEDPSFDELYHRIDTALYESKNAGRNRITILPPFERQT, encoded by the coding sequence ATGAGAAAGTATAGCCCAAGGAGATTTCTTTTTATAATCAAGAAGCTATTCCTTCGTACATACCACCCTACTTTTATCTCCACAAATTTTTCTGACATTCGATCCGCAGTTGTGATTTACGGAGTATTGAGTGCTTTTACTTCTATGGTATCTTTGTTTTTTGTGGACTCTTTGGTACGCACAAAGGAAGCAAGTTTTTGGATTTCATTCTTTCGTATCTCTTCTCTACTCATCTGCTTCTCCGCTTACTTTCTTGCAAAAAAGAGATTTCGGTTTTTTGAGAGACATATTTTTTCTTTTACCGGCTTCTTCATTACCTCTCTGATACTTATTTATATACCGATGATGGTATATGATAAACCAAACCATTCCTATTACCTCTTTGGATCTGCCATTGTCATCGCTAGCTCAGCCATCATTTTATGGTTAGAACCAATCCGTATCTTTTTCCTTTCTATTCTTTATCTTTGTATTTTCATCCCTTTGCATTTAAATTTTTCTCAAATCTTAGGATTTGATCGTTATGTTTTTTACCAAGATGTTCTCATCGTATGTTTTTTATTAGGTGTTGGTTTCACAGCTAATCTTCTGATAAACTATTGGAGATTTGAGGAGTATCGCTCAAAAATAAGATTGAGAATTACAGTTGGCAAATTGCTAAAAATCAACCAAAAGATCCATGACCTTTCCAGGATTGATTCCATGACCGAATTGTACAATCGTAGACATCTTTTAGAGCAGTTTGACCTCTACAAAAAACGTGCAAAACGGGAAAGTTTTTCCATCGGATTAGTCATCCTAGATTTGGATCGGCTGAAAGTAATCAATGACCAATATGGCCATAAACAAGGCGATCTTGCCATCCAAGCATTTGGGAAAACATTAAAAACGAGAGTCCGTTCCACCGATATTGCCGCTCGCATCGGAGGAGATGAGTTTTGTATTTTAGTATCTCCTGCCGACAAAGCCGGATTGGAAACTCTCACAGAAAGTATCCGCGAAAAAATCGAAGTGCTTCGGATTCCGATCTTTAACCAGGCAGGGGACTCCATACAAATCACCGTATCCATTGGAGCAACTTTGTTCTCATCGGAAGAAGATCCGAGTTTTGATGAACTCTACCATAGAATTGATACCGCACTCTACGAATCGAAAAATGCCGGACGGAACCGAATCACCATCCTTCCTCCATTTGAGCGCCAAACGTAA
- a CDS encoding GerMN domain-containing protein, protein MKSLSYLLAGLFFVLVLIEKSMGFQGTRLPNPTLTQQGFRNLGNTKAPSLQQNQMQNLGGNGDLDWEDDLSWEEEALEGAIPLQTNPTSNKQSVDDFQIPEINFPEEGFAKGKKKIQVNAGFVPIYFLKFYGQGKHSQSNLVKVMREFSGGDPIPFVLEQLQIGPIAEEKQKGILSAIPKRMRYESQYRLEDGILHLSFSKELGIGGSPEILKDRLDQITFSLVGNYGIKGVVLYIDNLRLRSLGGDGMSLPDVLVKNNRKVILL, encoded by the coding sequence TTTTCTTTGTTTTGGTATTAATTGAAAAATCTATGGGCTTCCAAGGGACTCGATTACCCAATCCAACGCTCACGCAACAAGGATTTCGAAATCTCGGAAATACAAAAGCCCCCTCTCTCCAACAAAACCAAATGCAAAATCTGGGGGGGAATGGAGATTTAGATTGGGAGGATGATCTATCTTGGGAAGAGGAAGCATTAGAAGGTGCGATTCCTCTCCAAACAAATCCAACAAGCAACAAACAGAGTGTAGACGATTTTCAAATCCCAGAAATTAATTTTCCAGAGGAAGGATTTGCAAAGGGCAAAAAAAAGATTCAGGTAAACGCAGGTTTCGTTCCTATATACTTTCTCAAGTTTTATGGGCAAGGAAAACATTCACAATCTAACCTAGTCAAGGTAATGAGAGAGTTTTCGGGAGGAGATCCCATCCCGTTTGTCCTAGAACAGTTGCAAATAGGTCCGATAGCAGAGGAAAAACAAAAGGGAATTTTGAGCGCCATTCCCAAACGTATGAGGTATGAAAGCCAATACCGTCTCGAAGATGGAATCTTACATCTTTCCTTTTCCAAAGAATTAGGCATCGGTGGTAGCCCTGAAATTTTAAAGGATAGGCTAGACCAAATCACATTTAGTTTGGTGGGAAATTATGGGATCAAAGGTGTTGTACTATATATAGATAACCTAAGATTACGGTCTCTGGGAGGCGACGGCATGTCCTTACCCGATGTTTTGGTAAAAAATAATCGTAAAGTCATCCTTCTTTAA